Part of the Tolypothrix sp. PCC 7910 genome, GAATTAGAATATCTTCAGTAGAATTTTTCGCATATTCCACAAAAACATCAAAATAGCGGTTTTCGTCAAATATACCTGTATCTAATAGTTCAAATTCTGGCTGAAGACGATTACGACTTTGATTTTCTGTAACTAATTGTGCATAGGGAAAAGCGTTTTGGGGATATTTGTACAGTGCCTTCATGTAGGAATGGGTGGGTGTACTGTCCAAATAAAAGTAATAATCTTTAACATCTTCGCCATGATTACCTTCAGTTCCCGTCAAGCCGAAGATTCTTTCCTTGAGAATCGAGTCTTCGCCATTCCAAAGTGCGATCGCAAAACATAGCCGTTGATGATTATCCGAAATCCCAGCAATGCCATCTTCACCCCAACGGTAAGCGCGAGAACGCGCCTGATCGTGGGTGAAGTAATCCCAAGCAGCACCATTATGGCTATAATCTTCTCTTACCGTTCCCCATTGGCGATCGCTTAAATATGGCCCCCATCTACGCCAATGCGCTTCATGATTTTTGGCGGCTGCTAATCTGATTTCTTCCTGGGTTGAAGTTTGCATCAGTATCACCCCGTGCCTACCTGCACAATAATTGAGTTCCTCTATTTGCTATCTGGAGTATCCTGTACTCACCAAATATCAGGCTGAGTTGCGACTGAAAATATCCTAGAAATTAGCCCAACATAAATACAGCATATACTCAGGCAAAACTCATAATTTACGGGTTCAACTGATGAGTGAAACCAATTTGTAATTAAAAATACTCGTGAAAGTCTGTTTATACCAATTTTAAAAAACAGGAATACTGTACCCTCCGAATGATTTATCCGTCGCAAAAATTACTCAGACAAGATTTTACAGTGATGCTCAAAAAATAAGGCACAAATTATAGAGTGAGTATTGCTTCATACCTCAAATTTTTACCACATCAGCCTTTCTAGGCAATGCCCAACTCCATAACAATGCTGTATAAATTACTTAAATTGCTAGACAGGCTTTCAAGGAATAACCGAAGATTCTAGATACCTGGCGACGACATATCGGACATTTATTGATATCCGGTTGATCTGGTGTAGCACCGATTGGTTGCCAATAAATTTTACTAGTTCCATTAGCGGTGATTTCGACTTCCATGCGGTAACGAATTTTCTTCTTGCAAACCAAGCAGGGCTTTTCACTGTATTGCAGCATACTTGAATCCTGTCGTAACAAAACTGAAACTGTATAACTGTGCCAATACTTCTAATTGAAGTCTTTATTTCTCAGTACATAGTAGAAGTCTTATGCAGATTTTTTAATTATTTTTTAAAATTTAATTTTTTTATGAATAAATACTCACTCTCAGCGCAAATATTCTTAATTTTTGATATTTGCTTTGGTGGCTAAAGTTTGCGGGATGACACTGTTCGCTATCCTAGCCATAAGACTTTTTCAGCAAGCCCTACGAAAAATATCAGCATTTATAGCAAATGCGATCGCACTTGTGATTTCAGCGATCGCATTTGCTATTTTGCGGGCAAAATTACGCAAAACTGAGATATTGATTGGTATAATAAGTAACCGCACAGGCGGCGCGTCATCACCATGAATAGAAGCAACACTAGTCCCTAATTCCTAGTTTCTTAAAACCAACCTTCTTGTTCTAAGGTTTCGATTAACTGTAAACCACGGGGGTCGCCTACACCTAATAGTGAAGCTTTAGCGTCTTCTCTCACGCCTAAATCTTTATCTTCAGCAAAAGCTTGAATTAAAGCGTCGATAGCTGTGGCGTAAACGATATTAGATGGAAGTTCGCGGCACAATTGTCCAATTGTCCAAGCGCAGTTACTCCGAACTGCGGCTACGGGGTCTTTCACTAAGGCTTCAATTAGTGGTGGTATTGCGCCTACAACTGCCTCATAACCAACTTCTGCCATCTGCGCTAAGGCACTAGCCGCCCACAAACGTACTGCGGAAATATCAGTGATTAAAGCATCAGTTAGGGGGGCTAAGGAACGGCGATCGCGGCAGTTTCCTAAAGCCCAAACTACACCTTTGCGTACATAGCCGTTCCAATCTCGGTTGAGTTGATTAATTAACGGCTCTACTGCATCTTTACTGGGATTGCGCCCTATAGCATAGGCTGCACTTACCCGCACTAACGGACAGGTATCAGTTAACAGCCGGATGAGATGGGAAGTAGCACGTCCATCTTCAATATCACAAAAAGCACGTGCCGCGAGCATTCTCTGCTGCGGTTGAGGATTTTCTAACAGAGCTAGCATGAGTTCGGGATCTGGTTTTGCCACTTCTGACTCAGCAGTTAGCGGCTCCATGTGATCCAAGGGGCTATCTAGCTCATCTTCTATATCAAGTAGGCTTAGGTCGTCTTCGTCATACATAATAGTGCAAGAAGGCAAACCCCAAGAGGGGAATTAAAAATTCAAAATTCAAAATTCAAAATCAAAATTCAAAAATAGGAATTTTCTACTAGTTTATTAGGGCTTAAGCAATTGTCATATTTTTTCGTAAAGTGTGTTAATGGTCAATAATCAATCCAAAATTTTTGG contains:
- a CDS encoding HEAT repeat domain-containing protein; the protein is MYDEDDLSLLDIEDELDSPLDHMEPLTAESEVAKPDPELMLALLENPQPQQRMLAARAFCDIEDGRATSHLIRLLTDTCPLVRVSAAYAIGRNPSKDAVEPLINQLNRDWNGYVRKGVVWALGNCRDRRSLAPLTDALITDISAVRLWAASALAQMAEVGYEAVVGAIPPLIEALVKDPVAAVRSNCAWTIGQLCRELPSNIVYATAIDALIQAFAEDKDLGVREDAKASLLGVGDPRGLQLIETLEQEGWF